The following is a genomic window from Amycolatopsis cihanbeyliensis.
CAGCAGCGGGATCCACAGCAGGTACGGTCCGGTCGCGTCGGCGAGGTAGGTCCAGCCCCGGCCCCAGCGCGCCATGGAAGCCTCCTTCGCCAGCGCGGTGTTCGGGATCAGCAGCCCGTAGTACCCCATCCGAAAGACCTGGTAGACCACCGGCAGCGCGCCTGCCACCGCCAGCCAACCAATCGCCCGTGCCGGTCGCGGCCGCAGCGCCACGAGCAGCGCGATCAGCCCGGCGATGCCGAACAGGGCCAGTTCGGGGCGCACCAGCGGGCCGAGGCCGAGCACCAGCGCGACCGGCCACACCCTCGCGGGAGCGCCGAGCACGCAGCGGACCAGCAGCCACCAGGACGCGCCGAGCCACAGCATCATCAGCCCGGTCTCCAGGCCCGAGGTGGCGAAGTCCCTGAAGGGCGGTAGCACGCAGACCACCAGGGCACCCGCTGGCGCCACCGCCTTCGCGCGACCGTGCAGCCGCCAGGCCGCGTGCAACCCGAATGCCAGCCCGGTCACCGAGCACACCAGGCCGGCACCGACGGCGAGCCACTCCAGCCGCAGCCCGGTACCACCGCCGAGCAGGGTCAGCAGCGCCGTCCACAGCACGCTGGTGTTGGTCTCCACCCGCTCGCCGATGTTGAACACGGGCCCGTTGCCCGCAAGCAGTTGCCGGACCGTGCGCAGGACGATCAGCCCGTCGTCACTCATCCACCGTGCCAGCCAGGCCAGCACGGCGAAGATCACCACGGTCGACCAGCACAGGGCCCGGCTCCAGCGGCTCCCTGGCGCTCGGGGAACCGGCTCCGTGCCGGTCGATATCGGGGCGGACACTGCGTGCTGCACGGACAGGGACATGAGCCCCAAGCTAGGAACGATCTTCGACAGCCCGGCGCGAGAATCCCACGGGAACGTGACGGTTTCTCGACAGCTCCGCACCCCGGCCCTGGCATGGGCGAAATGCCCAGAACGGCGAGGCCCGGCGCGTCAGGCCATGTTCCGGCACAGCAAGGCGTCCGGGGTTCCCGCGGGCGAGCCGAGGCGCCGGGTCCAGGCGACCCCGGCCACCTGGGCGTCGCGGGCGCACTGGCCTTTGTAGTGCCCGTGCGCGAAGTCACCGCCCGCGGCCCCCGGCGGGCGGGCATCGCCCCGGTCGAACCACACGACATCCGACCACTGCCCGGGTGCCCGGCCGGAACGCACGCAAAGCAGGGCGGAAAAGTCCGCCCCGCGCAGAGCGTAGCCGGTCGCGAAATGCCCTTCGGGACACTGGAACTTGGTGTAGCCGGGCGCCCAGTCGGTATCGACATATCGCTCGTCGGTCACCACCCGGTACCCGCCGCGCCACGGCGCACCGCCCCCGGCGTCGGAACACAGCCCACGCCCACCAGTGTGGCTGAGCCCGACCAGCCGGAGCCCGTCCGGGCAGGCCGCCTTGCGGGCCCCGCGATCCCAGTCCGGTTCGGCGCGCATCCGCATCGAACGCACCGCGTCCGCGTGGTCAGGGGCGAGCTGCCGCCAGCGGTCGGCCGGCCGGGCCGACTCATGGGGCGCGGTGACCAGCCTGCGCCACGCGGAGGCGCGCCAGTCGTCACCGTCGTCGATGCTCATCCGGTTGCCCTCGGCGTCCCAGTGCACGAGGGCCCAGCCGTTGCCCCGCCGGTCCTCATGCCAGCCGACCAGCGGCCAGTAGGCGAAGCTCGTTTCGCGCGCGACGAGGAAGTCGACGAAGTTCGCGAACCAGGCACGCGCCTTCGGATCGGTCTCCTCCCGCCCGCCGACACCGAACTCGCTGATCCACAACGGCGCGGTGAAGTGCCGCCCCTCCTCGGTGACGAAGAACGCCTGCCGCTGGAGTACCGCGAACAACTCGGCGCGGGACAGGTCCTGGTATCGCGGATCGCTGGTCTCCCCGATACCGGTGGCACCGCTGTGCCGCGGGCCGGTGTAGCCGTAGAAATGCGCCGAGTACACCAGCTTGCCGGACCGCACCAGCGTGTGCGAGAGGGTACGAGCCGGTTCCAGGGTGGGCCGCCCGTGCGGAAGGCCGTCCACCGGCAGACCGAACCAGTTGATCCCCTCGATGATGATCAGCAGGTCCGGGTTGGCCTCGGTGAGGATGCGATCGGCGGCACGCCGCGCCGCGGCGTGCCAGTCGTGCTCATCGCCGCCGCCCCAGTTCGGATCGTCCAGCACGTCCCGGCGCACCTCGTTGTACAGGTCCGCGCCGACCACCCGCGGGTTGCCCGCGTACCTGCGGGCCATCCGCAACCAGTCGGCCACCCAGCGCTCGGTGGTCTGGCTGCTGTTCCAGCGCTCGTTGCCGTCCACCCCGCAACACCAGCGCGAGGTGTTGGTGTGGTTGTTCAGCACGACAGCGAAGCCGTCCGCGGTCAGCGCCTCGACCACGGCGTCGTACACCTCGAGCCGGGTGAGGCCGCGCAGACGCGGATTCGCCGCCACCGCCGCGTCCGGCACCAGCGAGCCGTCCCGGATCATCTCGTTGGAGAAGGGCAGCCGGACGCTGTTGATGCCCAGTTCGTGAAAACTGTCCAGGATCTCCCGCACGGGCGCGCGGTCGAGGCCGAGCGGGATGCCGTTGCTCCGCTCACCCGCGTGATGGTTGGCCGGGTCGGCGCGGTCACCGCTGCCCGTCCAGGTCCCGCTGGCCCCGTGCCAGTTGCCCGCCTTGAGCATGAAGCGGTCGCCATCGGCATCAACGATGTACCGGCCCTGGGTGCTGAGCGGCCCTACCCAGCCGACCTCCGGTTGCCGCGCGGGCACGGCCAGTGACGTGACGGCGGTCAGCGCCACCAGCAAGGTTGTGAACATCCTTCACATTTTCGCCGACGCGGGCCCGGTCGACAAGACTCGGCCGCTCGGAGCGGGAGTCCTGGTGCGGCGCCCCTGCTGCGCCGCACCAGGACTCCTTCAGTTGCCGGGCGCGCGGATATGGCGGCCCGGCTGGCTGAGCAGCGGCAAGTCCGATCCTCGCACGACTCGCCGCTCGATGCCTCGGTAGCCACGGTCGCACGACCGAGTGGTTACCGCACTGGTACACCAGTTTCGACAGTAAGAATATCCGGCCACGCGGTCAACGCGAGGATTCGGGCGAGTGACCGTGGCCGCACTCCGGGATGGACGGTGACCGATCCCGGAGCCGACCAGCACACTCGACCACCCGTTCGAGTGAACATTCTTCTTGTGCGACTCATCGGCGAATATCGAATATACGTTCGAGTACACTGGCGTTATTGATCCCGACAGACTCGAGCCCGCCTTCCGGCATTCCCCACCCCGAAACAGCTCGACCACGGGGACGCCCGTCCCGAGGTGGTCAGTGAAAGAGCGCGTCATACGCACCGGGCCCGGGCCAACTCCAACTGGAGGCGCTCATCATGAAGGCAACCGCACCGGCCAGCGCGACCGCGATCGCGAGCAGGCCCAGGTACGTACCACCACGGGCCAGGTTCTCGCCGCCCCGCAAGCGCGCACCGGCGATCATCCCGAAAATGACCGCGAGCGTGCCCGCGGGCAGCACGGCGAACCACAACGCGCCGAGTACCAGCGCGAAAACAATGGTGACCAGGGAATGCGGGGTTGTCTCCGGCATCCAGGGGAGCACGAGCAACCAGGCGCCCCAGGTCGACAACGCCAGAACCAGCCCGACCGAGCTGATCGAGAGGGAGGCGATGGCCAGCCCTCGGCGCGGTCGCACGGCATCCGCGGTGACGTCCGTGTTGTCCGTATTCTCCGTTATGGGCGTCTGCACTGGCCCTCCCCTATCCATGGTGGCACGTCGTTACCATCGACATCGTGCCCGATCAGGTATCCGCCGACACCCTTCCGGCGCCGTTCGACTCCGCCTACTTCGCGGATCCCTACGCCATCCTCGCCGAGCTGCGAGAGTCCGGGCCGGTCCACCGCGTGGCGACCCCGGAGGGCGATCCGATCTGGCTCCTCACCCGCGAGGCCGACATCCGGGCCGCGCTCACCGATCCGCGGCTCGCGCTGAACAGGATCCACTCACGAGGCGGCTACGCGGGATTCGCGCTGCCACCGGCACTGGACGCCAACCTGCTCAACCGGGACGGCGCCGACCACACCCGGATACGCCGGTTGGTGTCCGGCGCCTTTACCCCGGCCAGGGCCGAGGCACTCGGCGCGGGCATCCGCTCGACGGCCACCCGGCTCGCAAGGACCATCGCCGAGCGCGGCGGCGGAGACCTGGTGGCCGACTACGCCGCGCCCCTTCCACTGGCGGCGATCGGCGATCTGCTGGACGTACCGGAGCCGGACCGGGAGCGGTTCGCCCAGTGGACCAGCACCATGCTCGCCCCGGCCAACCGCGCGCAGGTCACCGAGTCGGTCCAGTCCATCCACCGATTCCTGCTGGAGCTGATCGCCGCTCGGCGGGCGAATCCCGGCGAGGACCTGCTGTCCACCTGGATCGGTGCCCGGGACCAGGCAAGCCCCGACAACGCGGCCGCCGACAACACCACCTTCGACGCCACCCTCGACGCCACCCTCGACGACGAGCACCGGCTGGACGAGAACGAGCTCGTCTCGCTGACCTTTCTCGTCCTGTGGGCCGGGATCGAGAACATCACCCACCTGATCAGCCACGGCATGCTGCTCCTGCTCCGGCGTCCCGACCAGTTGGCCGCGCTCCGGGCGGATCCGGCGCTGCTGCCGGCCATGGTCGAGGAACTCCTGCGCTATGCCCATCCGAACGTGCTGTCCATCCGCCGGTTCACGACGGCGGAGGTGGAGATCGGCGGGGTACGCATCCCGGCGGGCGATACGGTGATGCTCGCACTGGCCTCGGCCAACCGGGATCCCGCACGCTTCCCCGATCCGGGGCACCTCGATCCCGCTCGCGCGGACAACCCGCACCTGGCGTTCGGTCACGGCCCGCACTACTGCCTCGGCGCCGCGCTGGCCCGGCTGGAACTCAGGATCGCGTTCGGAGTCCTCCTGGAACAGGTGCCCGCCATGGAGCTCGCGATACCCGAGCACGAACTGCGCTGGCGGCCCTCGTTCCGCTCCCTCGGCCTGCTGTCGCTTCCCGTCCGAGGGGGGTGCGATGGACAGCGGTGAGCTTACGGTGACGGCGGTGGCGGAGCTGTACGGGCTGGAACCGCTGCCGGTGGAGGGCGGCCTGTTCCGGCGGACCTGGGCGGGCCCGTTGGACGCCACGGGCCGTCCCACGGGATCGGCGATCATGGCGCTGTTCGCCGCGGAGGACGAGTTGTTCTCGGCGATGCACCGGCTGCCGCTGGACGAGGTCTGGCATTTCTACCTCGGCGATTCGCTCGAACTGCTGCTGCTTCATCCGGACGGCAGCGCCGGCGTGGAGGTGCTCGGCCGGGACGTTCTCGCCGGCCAGCGGGTGCAGCTGACGGTGCCCGCGGGTACCTGGATGGGCGCGCAGGTGGCACCGGGCGGGCGTTGGTCGCTGTGCGGCACCACCATGGCCCCCGGATTCGTACCCGAGGACTACGAGGGCGGCGACCTGGACACCCTGCTCGCCGAGTACCCCGCTGCCGCCGAGAAGATCCGCATGCTGTGCCGCCGGGACGCGCCCCTGCGGCTGTCGGAGGAGTGAAGCCGACCGAACGAAACACCGACCGAGAGGAGCCTTGCCATGCCGGATGCCTCGCTGCCCGACCTCGGCGGCGTGGTCGCCGTGGTCACCGGGGCCAGTGGGCAGGTCGGAGGCGGCATCGCGCTGCGGTTCGCGCAAGCCGGTGCCTCCGTGGTGGCGCACTACCACCGGGACCGGGCGAGCGCCGAGGAACTGGTGGACCGGCTCCGGGCCGCCGGCGCCGCGGCACTGGCCGTACCCGCGGACCTGAGCGAGGAACGGCAGTGCCGGCGGCTCGTCGAAACGGCGGCGGACTGGGGCGGGCGGCTGGACGCACTGGTCAACAACGCGGGGGTGCAGCCGGTGCAGGAGCTGGCCACGATGTCCGCCGAGGACTGGCGAACGGTGGTGGACACCAACCTGACCAGCGCCTTCTGCTGCACGCAGGCGGCGGCCGAGGCGATGCGTGCCGATGGTGGAACGATCACCCACATCGCCTCCATCGAGGCCACCCAGCCCGCGACCGGCCATGCGCACTACGCGGCCTCCAAGGCAGCGCTGGTCATGCACGCGCGCAACGCCGCACTGGAGTACGGGCCGCGCGGGATCCGGGTCAACACCGTCTCACCCGGGCTGATCCACCGTCCCGATCTCGAGGAGGCCTGGCCCGAAGGGGTGCGGCGCTGGGAACGAGCGGCACCGCTAGCCCGGCTCGGGCGGCCCACCGACGTGGGCAACGCCTGCGTCTTCCTCGCGTCCCCGATGGCGGGGTGGATCACCGGCCACAACCTCGTGGTGGACGGCGGAGTCGGCGCCCACCCCACCTGGTGAGGAGGCACGCCAGTCACAGAAATACGCTGTTGGGTGACTGCGCGTACGCGGCCGGTTCGGAATGGTTTCCGTCATGGGACCTCGACGTTCAGTACGCCCGGTCGCGACGATCGCCCTCTGCTGCGCGGTGCTGGCCGCCGCGTTCACGGCGCCACCGGCGCAAGCCGGGCCACAACCGGCGGTGCGCATGGTGGGCGAGTCGATCGTCCCGCACCAGCTCCGGTTCCTCGGCACGACCGTCGGCGGGCTCTCCGGCATCGACCGGGACCCCTACACCGGGGAATACGTGCTGATCAGTGACGACCGCTCCTACCAGCAGCCCGCCCGGTTCTACACCGCGCGGATCGACGTGGACGCGGGCGGGGTGCACGGCGTCACCTTCACCGGAACGCACGCGCTGCGGCAACCGGATGGCAGCACCTACCCGCCACCCACCGCGAACGACGGCAAGGCAGTCGACCCGGAGGAGATCAGGGTCGACCCGCGGACCGGACACTACTGGTGGAGCCAGGAAGGCAACCGGCCGAAGGGTCAGGACCCGGCGGAGCCACTGATCCAGCCGTCCATCGAGTTCACCGCACGCTTCGGCGGGCACGTCGGTAACCTCCCGCTGCCACGCCACTACCGGATCTCCCGGCACGAGCACGGCCCGCGCCGCAACCTCGTACTGGAAGCGATCACCTTCAGTACCAACGGTTCGGTATTGACCACCGCGCTGGAGGGCCCGTTGCTCCAGGACGGGCCGGAGCCGACAACCGAGCGCGGCGCGCTGGCCAGGGTGACCAGGCAGGAGCGGACCGGAGAGGTGCTGGACCAGTTCGCCTACCCGCTGGAACCGCTGTTCGCCGAGCCGGACCCCACCAGCCCGTGGAACCCGGACACCGGCGTGCCCGCCATCCTGGCCTACCCAGATGACCCATTCCGGTACCTGGTGCTGGAACGCAGCTACGTCCCGGGCTCCGGGTTCAAGGTACGGCTGTTCGAGACGGACATCCGGGGCGCCACCGAGGTCCAGGACCGGTACTCGCTCGCCACCGGGACGGTCCGGCCGATGCGCAAGCGGCTACTGACCGATTTACGTGACCTCAATCTATCCACTGTAGACAATATCGAGGGGATGACCTGGGGTCCGGACCTGCCCGGCGGCGAGCACACGCTCCTGCTCGTCAGTGACGACAACTTCAGCCCCGAGGAAGTCACCCAGGTGGTTGCGCTCGGCCTGCGCTGACCTGAAGCCGAACTCCTCGCCCGGCCTGTAACGGCGGGCCCGCCTGCAGCGAATCAGAAGGCAGCCGCAGCCGGCCCGCTCCGGCGAGGGAGGAGACACGGTGGAACGCGTTGGCCTTGCGGTCATCGGTGCTGGTTACTGGGGACCCAACCTGGTCCGTAACGCGCAAGCGACTCCCGGGTTACGCCTGGAGTACCTGTGCGATCTCGACCGGGAACGGGCGGGCCGGGTGCTCGGAGAGTACTCCACGGTGCGCGCCGGCGACTCCCTCGAGGAGGTACTGGGCGATCCCGCGGTGTCCGCGGTCGCCATCGCGACCCCGGCCGCGACCCACCTCAAAGTGGCGATGGCCGCGCTGGAAGCAGGAAAGCACGTGCTGGTGGAGAAACCATTGGCGACCAACCTCGCCGAGGGCAGGCAACTGACCGCCGCCGCAGAGCGACGCGGCCTGGTGCTGATGCTCGATCACACCTACTGCTACACGCCCGCGGTACGGCACCTGCGCGAACTGATCCGTTCCGGGGGCGTCGGCTCCATCCAGTACCTGGACTCGGTACGGATCAACCTCGGTCTGGTGCAGCCGGACGTGGACGTGCTGTGGGACCTCGCGCCGCACGACCTCTCCGTCTTCGACGCGATCCTCCCGGACGGGGTACGGCCCGTCGCGGTGGCCGCGCACGGATCCGACCCGATCGGGGCAGGACGCGCCTGCGTGGCGCATCTCACCATCCGGCTCTCCGGCGGGGCGATGGCGCATGTGCATGTGAACTGGCTCTCCCCCACCAAGATCCGCACCATGGTGATCGGTGGTTCCCGCCGGACCGCGGTGTGGGACGACCTGAATCCCAGTCAACGACTGTCCATTTACGACAGAGGCGTCGAAACCTATGATCCGGCCGAACTACCCCCGGAGAAGCGGGAGCAGACGATAGTCTCCTACCGGGTCGGCGAGATGGTGGCACCGGCGCTCACCGAGCAGGAGGCCCTGCGTGCGGTGATGGCCGAGTTCGCCGGCTCGATCCGCGAGCGGCGCAGCCCGCTCACCGACGGCCGATCCGGCCTGCGCGTGCTGGCGCTGCTGGAGGCGGCCACCGAGAGTTTGCGCAGCGATGGGGCATTCGTGGAGATACCCGAGGAGACGGTGTGATGGCGGCACAGCCGATCGAAGGGCAGCGGATCCTGGTCACCGGGGGAGCCGGAACCATCGGCTCCGCCGTGGTGGACCGGCTCGCCGAGGCGGGGGCGGCCCGCATCATCGTGCTGGACAACCTGGTCCGCGGCCGCAAGGAGAACCTGGCTGCCGCGGGCGCGGCCGCGGGAGACCGGCTGGAACTGGTCGAGGGCGACATCAACGACACCGCGCTGGTGCACGAGCTGACCACCGGGACGGATGTGGTCTTCCACCTCGCCGCACTGCGGATCACCCAGTGCGCCGAGCAGCCACGGCTGGCGCTGGAGTCACTCGTCGACGGCACCTTCACCGTGCTCGAGGCCGCCGCGGAAGCGGGCGTGCGCAAGGTGATCGCGTCCTCATCCGCCTCGGTGTACGGCCTCGCCGACCACTTCCCCACCGACGAGCGGCACCACCCGTACAACAACGACACCTTCTACGGTGCGGCGAAAGCGTTCAACGAGGGCATGCTGCGCAGCTTCAAGGCGATGTACGACCTGGACTACGTCGCGTTGCGGTACTTCAACGTGTACGGGCCACGGATGGACGTGCACGGCCTCTACACCGAGGTGCTGATCCGCTGGATGGAACGGATCAACCGCGGTGAGCCACCGCTGATCTTCGGTGACGGCGCGCAGACAATGGACTTCGTGCACGTCCACGACATCGCGCGGGCCAACCTGCTGGCCGCCACGGCGCCGGCGACCGGCGCGGTGTACAACATCGCCAGCGCCACCGAGACCAGCCTGCGGCAGCTCGCCCTCGACCTGCTCGCCGCGATGGGCTCCGAGCTCGAACCGGAGCACGGTCCGGAACGCGCGGTCAACGGGGTCACCAGGCGGCTGGCCGACATCTCCGCGGCGGAACGCGACCTCGGGTGGCGTCCGGAAATCGAGCTGCGGCAAGGCCTGCGCGACCTGGTGTCCTGGTGGCGTACCAGCACCGGCTCGGGTGTGGAATAACCACCATTTCGTCCTTTTTGGTGCTCCCTTACGAAAAGCACCGAACAAAGTTGACCCAGAGTGAATTGAAGGTAGCGTGGTCCGACGTTATCGAATCGGGACAAGGCAAGCGGCCGAATGCCGTAACGCGATGGTCCTTCCTCTCGACTAGGCCACCGTACTGGGACGTGGGTGCGGCAGGAACGAGAGGTAATAATGCCAGCGCGAAGCAACAAGAAATATACTTTCCGGATTCGAGGTGGGCGGGCCGTCCACCTCGGACTGGTGGCATTGATGGTCTTCACCTCGTTCCTCGTCTTCTCCCCTGCCGCGGAGGCCGAGGACCCCTGCGAAGCACCCGTGGAGAATCCCGTCGCCTGCGAGAACACCAGACCCGGAACCCAGAACTGGATGGTGGAGGGGCTGGACGACTCGATCGCCGGGTTCACCACCGATATCAGCACCGCTCCCGGTGGCCGGGTCGACTTCAAGATCAAGACCAGTGCGCCGTCGATCCGGGTGGACATCTTCCGGCTCGGGTACTACGGCGGAACCGGTGCCCGGCATGTGGACTCGGTGCTGCGCAACACCCCGCAGATCCAGCCGGACTGCCTGCTCGTCGCGGAGACCGGGATGACCGACTGCGGCAACTGGGCGGTCACCGCGGGCTGGGACGTACCCGCGGACGCGGTGTCCGGGATCTACTATGCGGTGCTGCATCGCAATGACACGCAGGGTGAGAACGAGATCGCGTTCGTGGTGCGGGACGACACCAGCACCTCGGACATTCTGCTGCAGACCTCGGACTCCACCTGGCACGCGTACAACCGCTACGGTGGCAACAGCCTCTACTACGGGACCGGCCCCGGCCCGCAGGGCTCCGCCTACGCGGTCAGCTACAACCGCCCGCTGTTCGAGCCCGGCGAGGAGAACTTCATCTTCAACGCCGAGTACCCGATGGTGCGCTTCCTCGAGGCCAATGGCTACGACGTGAGCTACACCACGGATATGGACACCGCACGCCGCGGCCACCTGATCCAGAACCACAAGGTGTTCATGCCCGTCGGCCACGACGAGTACTGGTCGAACGAGCAGCGGGACAACGTGGAGGCGGCCAAGGCCGCCGGCGTGCACATGGCGTTCCTGACCGGCAACGAGGTGTTCTGGAAGACCCGCTGGGAGCCGAGCGCGGACCCCTCGGCCACCCCGTGGCGGACCGTGGTCTGCTACAAGGAGACCAAGCACAACGCCAAGGTCGATCCGAGTCCGGAATGGACCGGCACCTGGCGGGACCCGAGGTTCAGCCCGCCATCGGACGGCGGCAGACCGGAGAACGCCCTGCTCGGCAACATCTTCACGGTGAACGGGAGGCGGGACGACTCGCTCACCGTGCCCGCGGCCTTCGGCAAGATGCGGTTGTGGCGGCACACCTCGCTGCAGGGGCTCCCGGCCGGCGGGAGCCACAGCTTCGCGCCTGGCACGCTGGGCTACGAGTGGAACTCGGTCGAGGACAACGGAGCCCAACCGGCGGGCGTCGCGCAGCTCTCCCGCACCACGGTCGAGATGGAGGGGCAGTACATCCTGCAGAACCACGGCGATGTGTACGGTCCGGGCACCAAGACCCACGCGCTGACCCTCTACCGGGACCAGGTGAGTGGCGCGCTGGTGTTCGGTGCGGGCACCGTGCAGTGGGCATGGGGCCTGGACGACGAGCACGCCTTCCAGACCGGCAGTCCGACCTCGGACGTACGGATCCAGCAGGCCACCGTGAACCTGCTGGCGGACATGGGGGTACAGCCGGCCACCCTCCGGCCGGGACTGACCCAGTCGAGCCCGAGCGCCGACAGCCTCGCGCCGGCGGTGGCCATCACGAACGCGCCGGCGACCACGGTGGGTACGGACTACACCTTCTCCGGCACCGTCACCGACACCCTGGGCGAGGTGGCCGGGGTCGAGGTCTCGGTGGACGGCGGGACCCGCTGGCACCCCGCGGACTGGACCGCGGGCAGTGGCACCTGGAGCTACACCTACACCCCCGCCGTCTCCGGCACACCGCAGGTTCAGGTCCGGGCGGTGGACGACTCGGCGAACCTGTCCGCCCCGGCCTCGGCCACGATCACGGTCGACCCGCGGACGTGTCCGTGCAGCATCTGGACCGACACCGCCACCCCCGACCTCACCGACGCGGGCGACGGTAGCCAGGTGGAGCTGGGCGTGAAGTTCCGCTCGCACACCGCCGGTTACGTGCGCGGTGTCCGCTTCTACAAGAGCGCGGCCAACACCGGGACGCACACCGGCTCCCTGTGGACCGCCGACGGGCAACTGCTCGGTACCGGAACCTTCGGCGGGGAAACGGCGACCGGCTGGCAGACCCTCACGCTGCCGACCTCGGTCCCGGTGGCCGCGGACACCACCTACGTCGTGTCCTACTTCGCCCCGAACGGGCACTACGCCGCGGACAACTTCTACTTCACGAGCAAGGAGGAGTTCCTGGACCCGCTGACCGCGCTGCGCAGCGGGGTGGAGGGGCTGAACGGGGTCTACCGCGCGGGCGGTCCCGGCTTCCCCACGCAGAGCTACCAGGACACCAACTACTGGGTCGACGTGGTGTGGGGACCGGACCCCGGGCCGGACACCCGCGCGCCCGAGGTGCTTGAACACGCGCCGAGCACCGGGGACAGCTCGGTCGCGCTGGACGAGACACCCTCGGTCGGCTACGACGAGGCCGTGGTGCCGGAATCGGTGGACTTCACACTCACCCACGCGGGCGGCGCGGTCTCCGGAAACGTCTCGGTGACCGAGGGCGACGTCACCTTCACCCCCGGCACCGAGCTGAGCC
Proteins encoded in this region:
- a CDS encoding SDR family NAD(P)-dependent oxidoreductase; protein product: MPDASLPDLGGVVAVVTGASGQVGGGIALRFAQAGASVVAHYHRDRASAEELVDRLRAAGAAALAVPADLSEERQCRRLVETAADWGGRLDALVNNAGVQPVQELATMSAEDWRTVVDTNLTSAFCCTQAAAEAMRADGGTITHIASIEATQPATGHAHYAASKAALVMHARNAALEYGPRGIRVNTVSPGLIHRPDLEEAWPEGVRRWERAAPLARLGRPTDVGNACVFLASPMAGWITGHNLVVDGGVGAHPTW
- a CDS encoding esterase-like activity of phytase family protein, which translates into the protein MGPRRSVRPVATIALCCAVLAAAFTAPPAQAGPQPAVRMVGESIVPHQLRFLGTTVGGLSGIDRDPYTGEYVLISDDRSYQQPARFYTARIDVDAGGVHGVTFTGTHALRQPDGSTYPPPTANDGKAVDPEEIRVDPRTGHYWWSQEGNRPKGQDPAEPLIQPSIEFTARFGGHVGNLPLPRHYRISRHEHGPRRNLVLEAITFSTNGSVLTTALEGPLLQDGPEPTTERGALARVTRQERTGEVLDQFAYPLEPLFAEPDPTSPWNPDTGVPAILAYPDDPFRYLVLERSYVPGSGFKVRLFETDIRGATEVQDRYSLATGTVRPMRKRLLTDLRDLNLSTVDNIEGMTWGPDLPGGEHTLLLVSDDNFSPEEVTQVVALGLR
- a CDS encoding glycoside hydrolase family 5 protein; translation: MFTTLLVALTAVTSLAVPARQPEVGWVGPLSTQGRYIVDADGDRFMLKAGNWHGASGTWTGSGDRADPANHHAGERSNGIPLGLDRAPVREILDSFHELGINSVRLPFSNEMIRDGSLVPDAAVAANPRLRGLTRLEVYDAVVEALTADGFAVVLNNHTNTSRWCCGVDGNERWNSSQTTERWVADWLRMARRYAGNPRVVGADLYNEVRRDVLDDPNWGGGDEHDWHAAARRAADRILTEANPDLLIIIEGINWFGLPVDGLPHGRPTLEPARTLSHTLVRSGKLVYSAHFYGYTGPRHSGATGIGETSDPRYQDLSRAELFAVLQRQAFFVTEEGRHFTAPLWISEFGVGGREETDPKARAWFANFVDFLVARETSFAYWPLVGWHEDRRGNGWALVHWDAEGNRMSIDDGDDWRASAWRRLVTAPHESARPADRWRQLAPDHADAVRSMRMRAEPDWDRGARKAACPDGLRLVGLSHTGGRGLCSDAGGGAPWRGGYRVVTDERYVDTDWAPGYTKFQCPEGHFATGYALRGADFSALLCVRSGRAPGQWSDVVWFDRGDARPPGAAGGDFAHGHYKGQCARDAQVAGVAWTRRLGSPAGTPDALLCRNMA
- a CDS encoding Gfo/Idh/MocA family protein, giving the protein MERVGLAVIGAGYWGPNLVRNAQATPGLRLEYLCDLDRERAGRVLGEYSTVRAGDSLEEVLGDPAVSAVAIATPAATHLKVAMAALEAGKHVLVEKPLATNLAEGRQLTAAAERRGLVLMLDHTYCYTPAVRHLRELIRSGGVGSIQYLDSVRINLGLVQPDVDVLWDLAPHDLSVFDAILPDGVRPVAVAAHGSDPIGAGRACVAHLTIRLSGGAMAHVHVNWLSPTKIRTMVIGGSRRTAVWDDLNPSQRLSIYDRGVETYDPAELPPEKREQTIVSYRVGEMVAPALTEQEALRAVMAEFAGSIRERRSPLTDGRSGLRVLALLEAATESLRSDGAFVEIPEETV
- a CDS encoding cupin domain-containing protein, which gives rise to MAELYGLEPLPVEGGLFRRTWAGPLDATGRPTGSAIMALFAAEDELFSAMHRLPLDEVWHFYLGDSLELLLLHPDGSAGVEVLGRDVLAGQRVQLTVPAGTWMGAQVAPGGRWSLCGTTMAPGFVPEDYEGGDLDTLLAEYPAAAEKIRMLCRRDAPLRLSEE
- a CDS encoding SDR family NAD(P)-dependent oxidoreductase, with translation MAAQPIEGQRILVTGGAGTIGSAVVDRLAEAGAARIIVLDNLVRGRKENLAAAGAAAGDRLELVEGDINDTALVHELTTGTDVVFHLAALRITQCAEQPRLALESLVDGTFTVLEAAAEAGVRKVIASSSASVYGLADHFPTDERHHPYNNDTFYGAAKAFNEGMLRSFKAMYDLDYVALRYFNVYGPRMDVHGLYTEVLIRWMERINRGEPPLIFGDGAQTMDFVHVHDIARANLLAATAPATGAVYNIASATETSLRQLALDLLAAMGSELEPEHGPERAVNGVTRRLADISAAERDLGWRPEIELRQGLRDLVSWWRTSTGSGVE
- a CDS encoding cytochrome P450 family protein, which gives rise to MPDQVSADTLPAPFDSAYFADPYAILAELRESGPVHRVATPEGDPIWLLTREADIRAALTDPRLALNRIHSRGGYAGFALPPALDANLLNRDGADHTRIRRLVSGAFTPARAEALGAGIRSTATRLARTIAERGGGDLVADYAAPLPLAAIGDLLDVPEPDRERFAQWTSTMLAPANRAQVTESVQSIHRFLLELIAARRANPGEDLLSTWIGARDQASPDNAAADNTTFDATLDATLDDEHRLDENELVSLTFLVLWAGIENITHLISHGMLLLLRRPDQLAALRADPALLPAMVEELLRYAHPNVLSIRRFTTAEVEIGGVRIPAGDTVMLALASANRDPARFPDPGHLDPARADNPHLAFGHGPHYCLGAALARLELRIAFGVLLEQVPAMELAIPEHELRWRPSFRSLGLLSLPVRGGCDGQR